The Henckelia pumila isolate YLH828 chromosome 2, ASM3356847v2, whole genome shotgun sequence genome includes a window with the following:
- the LOC140881165 gene encoding uncharacterized protein: MKWVLCFCMLLMLFTCAMSLDSTALLSLAKHWKSVPPSIKLTWNSSDSTPCSWVGVHCNGRSSVVGLNLSSLGISGQLGPEVAHLHSLRSFDASNNDFSGSIPREIGNCSFLEYLDLSGNSFSGEIPEAVGDLPRLNYLSLFFNSLTGPISKALFRSPFLNIVYLSNNLLSGSIPDNVGNMSKLEILYLGTNQLSGSIPSSIGNCSSLKQLYLNDNSLEGSLPYSLNFLEVLEYFDVSHNNLKDGIPLGMGSCKELQVLVLSYNPFSGGVPPVLGNCSSLTSLAAVNCGLTGPVPSSLGQLTELTLLYLSANQLSGPIPPELSKCKALNDLQLYGNRLEAMIPSELGMLKELHTLMLFTNHLSGQIPISVWKIQSLQNLIVYQNNLTGEIPQEMAELKQLRNVSLFDNQFTGALPQGLGINSNLTLLDFTRNNFNGPIPPNLCIHKHLRKLLLGQNHFQGSIPSDIGSCITLARLILKQNKLTGKLPEFVENPNLLFMDLSNNSLSGSIPSSLGNLKNITSIDLSLNKFTGHMPSQLGSLVHLEALNLSYNAFEGLLPSSLSGCYKLSSLDVRHNRVNGMIPLSLRNLTELSNLDLSENRFTGGIPNFLFQLKRLSYLHLGANLLGGTISPNIGLEDDARSLRYLNLSYNGMTGHVPVELGKLTLLEQLDLCCNNLSGSLDALGELHSLLEVNISHNFFTGPVPPTMLKFIIATPSSFAGNPNLCFSCHPERGFNCVGNIPIPIKSCELQSSRRGGLRKVDIAMIVSVSFLLAVILVSGISYVCLQHKAKEQNLPVSAKEGASSLLNQIMEATENLKDTYIIGRGAHGTVYKVALGQDKAYAVKKLGFLGFRGKNTSIVREIETVGKVRHRNLVRLEDFWLRQDYGLILYSYMKNGSLHDVLHETSPPPPLEWSIRYKIALGTAHGLSYLHFDCDPAIIHRDIKPMNILLDADMEPHISDFGIAKLLDRSVASTTSGVIQGTTGYMAPEIAFSTKSSKESDVYAYGVVLLELITRKKVLDPSFGGEMDIVEWVRSTGNTTEDIEKIVDLDLLDEFLDSNMQQQMKLMLLLGLRCTEREISRRPCMREVVKQLSLANSNCRSKHQLW, translated from the exons ATGAAATGGGTCCTCTGTTTTTGTATGCTTTTGATGCTGTTTACTTGTGCTATGAGTTTGGATTCTACAGCCTTGTTGTCATTGGCAAAGCACTGGAAATCGGTGCCTCCATCCATCAAACTCACCTGGAATTCTTCTGATTCCACTCCTTGCTCATGGGTTGGAGTGCATTGTAATGGGCGCAGCTCTGTTGTTGGATTGAACCTGTCTAGCTTGGGGATTTCAGGACAACTGGGGCCAGAAGTGGCGCATTTACACAGCTTGAGATCATTTGATGCAAGTAACAATGATTTCTCGGGTTCAATTCCTCGGGAGATAGGCAACTGTAGTTTTCTTGAATATTTGGATCTATCTGGCAACAGCTTCTCTGGTGAAATCCCAGAAGCCGTGGGAGATTTGCCAAGATTGAATTATTTAAGCTTGTTTTTCAATTCTCTCACCGGCCCAATTTCTAAAGCTTTGTTTCGAAGTCCATTCTTGAATATAGTTTATCTCAGTAACAACTTGCTGAGTGGTTCGATCCCGGACAATGTCGGGAACATGAGTAAGCTTGAAATTCTGTATCTGGGAACGAATCAATTATCTGGAAGTATCCCTTCATCCATAGGGAACTGCAGCTCCTTGAAACAACTCTACCTAAATGATAACTCGCTAGAAGGTTCACTGCCATATAGTTTGAACTTTCTAGAGGTTCTTGAGTACTTTGATGTGAGCCATAACAATTTGAAGGATGGGATTCCACTGGGTATGGGTAGTTGCAAAGAATTGCAGGTTCTGGTCTTATCATACAATCCATTCAGTGGAGGTGTTCCACCAGTCTTGGGCAATTGCAGCAGTTTGACAAGTCTTGCTGCTGTTAATTGTGGCCTAACCGGACCTGTCCCTTCTTCTCTGGGCCAACTCACTGAACTGACACTGCTTTATTTGTCTGCTAACCAGTTATCTGGACCAATACCACCAGAATTAAGTAAATGCAAGGCCTTGAATGATTTGCAGTTGTATGGAAACCGTCTCGAGGCTATGATTCCAAGTGAATTAGGAATGTTAAAAGAGCTTCACACACTCATGCTTTTTACCAATCATTTGAGTGGACAAATCCCCATCAGTGTGTGGAAGATTCAAAGTCTCCAGAATCTTATTGTGTATCAGAACAATCTTACCGGTGAGATACCACAAGAAATGGCCGAGTTGAAGCAGTTGAGAAACGTTTCCTTGTTTGACAATCAGTTTACTGGAGCTTTACCTCAAGGACTTGGAATTAATAGTAACTTAACTCTCTTGGATTTCACCAGAAACAACTTCAACGGCCCTATTCCTCCAAACCTTTGCATCCATAAGCATCTGCGGAAGCTTTTACTGGGTCAGAATCATTTTCAAGGAAGTATCCCTTCTGATATAGGAAGTTGCATTACTTTGGCTAGATTAATTCTCAAACAGAATAAGCTTACAGGTAAGCTCCCCGAGTTCGTCGAGAATCCAAACCTTCTCTTCATGGATCTTAGCAACAACAGTTTAAGTGGATCAATACCCTCAAGCTTAGGTAACCTAAAAAACATTACCTCTATAGATTTATCCCTCAATAAATTCACAGGTCATATGCCCTCTCAGCTAGGAAGCCTTGTGCATCTAGAGGCCTTAAATCTGTCTTACAATGCTTTTGAAGGTTTGCTTCCATCGTCTTTATCGGGTTGTTATAAATTGTCAAGCCTTGATGTCAGGCACAATCGGGTAAATGGCATGATTCCCCTCAGCTTAAGAAACCTTACAGAACTATCCAACTTGGATCTTAGTGAGAACCGATTCACTGGGGGAATTCCAAATTTTTTGTTTCAACTCAAAAGGCTTTCATATTTGCATCTTGGCGCAAATTTATTAGGTGGGACCATTAGCCCTAACATTGGTTTGGAAGATGATGCTCGAAGCCTTAGATATTTGAATTTGAGCTATAATGGAATGACAGGTCATGTTCCTGTGGAACTGGGAAAGTTAACTCTACTGGAGCAATTAGATTTATGTTGTAATAATCTGTCTGGTAGCCTGGACGCCCTTGGTGAACTCCATTCTTTGCTTGAGGTCAATATTTCCCACAATTTTTTCACCGGTCCCGTGCCACCTACGATGTTGAAATTTATTATCGCAACTCCATCGTCTTTTGCTGGCAACCCGAACCTCTGTTTCAGTTGTCACCCTGAACGTGGCTTCAATTGCGTTGGAAACATCCCCATTCCCATCAAATCTTGTGAGCTGCAATCGAGTAGACGAGGTGGCCTCAGGAAAGTTGATATTGCTATGATAGTTTCAGTATCATTCCTCTTGGCAGTGATTCTGGTTTCTGGAATTTCTTACGTGTGTTTGCAGCACAAAGCTAAGGAACAGAATTTGCCAGTCTCTGCAAAAGAAGGTGCTTCCTCACTGTTGAACCAAATCATGGAAGCCACCGAGAACCTCAAGGATACTTATATTATCGGGAGGGGAGCACATGGAACAGTATACAAGGTGGCACTGGGTCAGGATAAAGCATATGCTGTGAAGAAGCTTGGatttttgggatttaggggaAAAAACACAAGCATTGTCAGAGAAATAGAGACAGTCGGGAAGGTCAGGCATCGTAATCTTGTTAGACTCGAAGATTTTTGGTTGAGACAGGACTATGGTTTAATCTTGTATAGTTACATGAAAAATGGAAGTCTTCACGATGTTTTGCATGAAACAAGTCCTCCGCCGCCGCTGGAGTGGAGCATTCGATACAAGATAGCCCTTGGCACAGCCCATGGACTATCGTATCTCCATTTCGACTGCGATCCTGCCATCATCCACCGAGATATCAAACCAATGAACATTTTACTGGATGCAGATATGGAGCCACATATCTCAGATTTTGGCATTGCCAAGCTCTTGGATCGGTCTGTTGCTTCAACTACATCGGGCGTGATCCAGGGAACCACTGGCTATATGGCTCCAG aaaTTGCGTTCTCCACCAAAAGTAGCAAGGAGTCTGATGTATATGCTTACGGGGTTGTTTTGTTGGAATTGATAACCAGAAAGAAGGTTTTAGATCCGTCGTTTGGTGGGGAAATGGATATTGTGGAGTGGGTACGATCCACGGGGAACACAACAGAAGATATAGAGAAGATTGTGGATTTAGACCTGTTGGATGAATTCTTGGATTCAAATATGCAGCAGCAAATGAAGCTCATGCTTTTATTAGGCCTGAGATGTACTGAAAGGGAGATAAGCCGGAGACCATGTATGAGAGAAGTTGTGAAGCAACTATCACTAGCCAATTCCAATTGTAGAAGCAAACACCAGCTCTGGTGA